In Ilumatobacter fluminis, the following proteins share a genomic window:
- the nadD gene encoding nicotinate-nucleotide adenylyltransferase: protein MPPGDAKPLRIGVFGGTFDPPHVGHLVTAVNVRHALDLDLMLLMVNNVPWQKVGSRPITPARDRLAMVAAAVADVDGLEAGDHEIEAGGHSFTADTLATLGAEYPGAELFTVVGDDAAAGIRTWERADEVISRSRMVVVDRPGEHAELDADVDWVRVEVPRLEVSSTDLRARWNDGRPLDYLVTDEVLAVVAERGLYASEGVA from the coding sequence GTGCCGCCCGGAGACGCGAAACCCCTGCGTATCGGGGTCTTCGGCGGAACGTTCGATCCGCCCCACGTCGGGCATCTGGTGACGGCGGTCAACGTTCGTCACGCACTCGACCTGGACCTCATGCTGCTGATGGTGAACAACGTGCCGTGGCAAAAGGTCGGTTCGCGGCCGATCACGCCCGCACGCGACCGCCTGGCGATGGTCGCCGCGGCGGTGGCCGACGTCGACGGTCTGGAGGCCGGCGATCACGAGATCGAGGCCGGTGGGCACTCCTTCACCGCCGACACGCTCGCGACGCTCGGCGCCGAGTACCCCGGTGCCGAGTTGTTCACCGTCGTCGGCGACGACGCAGCGGCCGGCATCCGCACCTGGGAACGGGCCGACGAGGTGATCTCGCGTTCGCGGATGGTCGTCGTCGATCGTCCCGGTGAGCACGCCGAGCTCGACGCCGACGTCGACTGGGTTCGCGTCGAGGTGCCGCGTCTCGAGGTGTCGAGCACCGATCTGCGTGCACGGTGGAACGACGGGCGCCCGCTCGACTACCTCGTCACCGACGAGGTGCTCGCCGTGGTCGCCGAACGGGGGCTGTACGCCAGCGAGGGTGTGGCATGA
- the rsfS gene encoding ribosome silencing factor, giving the protein MIDEDARSLALAAARAADDAHGSDIVVLHVGDVLGVTEYFVIAGASNRRLVNAIVDDVEAAMKAELGRAPVRVEGVREQQWVLVDYGDVVVHVFLAEIRDFYEIERLYTDVPTIPWQPDAPESA; this is encoded by the coding sequence GTGATCGACGAAGACGCCCGCTCGCTCGCCCTGGCCGCCGCTCGTGCCGCCGACGACGCCCACGGCTCCGACATCGTGGTGCTCCACGTCGGTGACGTGCTCGGCGTCACCGAGTACTTCGTGATCGCCGGTGCCTCGAACCGGCGCCTGGTCAACGCCATCGTCGACGACGTGGAGGCGGCCATGAAGGCCGAGCTCGGCCGGGCCCCGGTCCGGGTGGAGGGCGTACGCGAGCAGCAGTGGGTGCTGGTCGACTACGGCGACGTCGTGGTGCACGTCTTCTTGGCCGAGATCCGCGACTTCTACGAGATCGAGCGCCTCTACACCGACGTCCCGACGATCCCCTGGCAACCCGACGCCCCTGAATCGGCGTAG
- a CDS encoding group I intron-associated PD-(D/E)XK endonuclease, translating to MRSTRPGDQGVRSEAAVASAFVRAGAMVYLPAFGSNGRVDLIAERSGELVRVQCKTACQVGGSLRFWTTSNTGNQPVPYVGEVDVFGVYAPSTDLVYVVPASDVPTRACFLRVEETTNRQRARVRWAVDYELGPP from the coding sequence ATGCGCAGCACCCGACCAGGTGACCAAGGTGTCCGCTCAGAGGCGGCGGTCGCTTCCGCATTCGTCCGAGCTGGAGCGATGGTGTACCTCCCCGCATTCGGAAGCAACGGGAGAGTCGATCTCATCGCCGAACGGTCTGGCGAGCTCGTCCGGGTGCAATGCAAGACGGCTTGCCAAGTCGGCGGCTCGCTCCGCTTCTGGACGACCAGCAACACCGGCAATCAGCCGGTTCCGTACGTGGGTGAGGTCGACGTCTTCGGGGTCTATGCGCCATCGACGGATCTTGTGTACGTCGTTCCCGCGTCGGACGTACCGACCCGCGCGTGCTTCTTGCGGGTCGAGGAGACGACGAACAGGCAGCGGGCGCGCGTCCGCTGGGCCGTGGACTACGAGCTGGGCCCGCCTTAG
- a CDS encoding PP2C family protein-serine/threonine phosphatase, with amino-acid sequence MTPASAITDPDRLAAVDESGLLDSEPEVQFDELTQAAAALLGAPFAFMTTVDDRRSYWKSTVGVDDGTRENAVGDSFCQYVIMREDDLLVDDAAADPLTRANPSIESMGVRAWAGCPVRFRGQVLGSFCVVDVEPRAWSDEDRRILQRLTSIAEREIELRAQLDRARTESERNARLLAEHRELLSTLRASMLPPSTPSVPGVTVATWHRAAADGHALLGDFFDLFPLPDRRWGFAIGDVCGHGAAAARLTSLVRYSLRAAAVHESDPATALQIVDTAIKADQTESNRFATVFFATLDAETPKRLRYARGGHPVPLVRRADGTTFPMQGGDGPLVGIVTDPTFRSDAVDLGEGDIVVMFTDGLPECRRPGGPQIGVDAIRMAVEDVPVGAGAHQVLDVLVGMLDAHAETLGDDAAIVVVEVRAEG; translated from the coding sequence GTGACCCCGGCCAGCGCCATCACCGACCCCGATCGGCTCGCCGCCGTTGACGAGTCCGGATTGCTCGACAGCGAACCGGAAGTCCAGTTCGACGAGCTGACCCAGGCGGCCGCAGCGCTCCTCGGAGCACCGTTCGCGTTCATGACCACCGTCGACGATCGCCGCTCCTACTGGAAATCGACCGTCGGCGTGGACGACGGCACCCGGGAGAACGCCGTCGGCGACTCGTTCTGCCAGTACGTCATCATGCGAGAGGACGATCTGCTCGTCGACGACGCTGCGGCAGATCCGCTCACCCGCGCCAACCCGTCGATCGAGTCGATGGGCGTGCGGGCGTGGGCCGGTTGCCCGGTTCGCTTTCGCGGCCAGGTACTCGGGTCGTTCTGCGTCGTCGACGTCGAGCCGCGGGCCTGGTCGGACGAAGACCGCCGGATCCTGCAACGGCTGACCAGCATCGCGGAACGCGAGATCGAGCTCCGAGCCCAACTGGACCGTGCGAGAACGGAATCGGAACGGAACGCCCGGCTCCTCGCCGAGCACCGAGAGCTGCTGTCGACGCTCCGTGCGAGCATGCTCCCACCGTCGACGCCGAGCGTTCCCGGTGTCACCGTCGCGACGTGGCACCGTGCTGCCGCCGACGGTCACGCTCTGCTCGGCGACTTCTTCGATCTCTTTCCGCTGCCCGACCGGCGTTGGGGCTTCGCGATCGGCGACGTCTGCGGCCATGGTGCCGCAGCGGCACGACTCACCTCGCTCGTGCGCTATTCGCTGCGAGCGGCAGCAGTACACGAGTCCGACCCTGCGACGGCTCTCCAGATCGTCGACACCGCCATCAAAGCCGATCAGACCGAGTCGAACCGGTTCGCCACGGTGTTCTTCGCGACGCTCGACGCCGAGACGCCAAAACGGTTGCGGTATGCCCGAGGTGGCCATCCCGTCCCGCTCGTCCGGCGCGCCGACGGCACGACGTTCCCGATGCAGGGCGGCGACGGACCGCTCGTCGGCATCGTGACCGATCCGACGTTCCGCTCCGACGCGGTCGACCTCGGCGAGGGCGACATCGTGGTGATGTTCACCGACGGCCTGCCCGAGTGCCGACGCCCCGGAGGGCCGCAGATCGGAGTGGACGCCATTCGGATGGCGGTCGAAGATGTGCCAGTGGGCGCCGGCGCCCACCAGGTGCTCGATGTGCTCGTTGGCATGCTCGACGCTCACGCTGAGACACTCGGCGACGACGCAGCGATCGTGGTCGTCGAAGTGCGCGCCGAGGGCTGA
- a CDS encoding hemolysin family protein produces the protein MSAVLPLVVILVMVAFNALYVAAEFATVGARRSRVQEQAERGDKSARALFEILREPHRLDNYVASCQIGITLSSLVAGAYGQAQLTPVFENWFGGAAPVVSIIVVLILVTSLQVVLGELLPKTAALRYPERLAMATLRPMKVSQLLFRPLVAIFNGSAFTLMKWWGLKSDHGHAHVHSPEELVDLYGESAAGGLIDMSERDMLAGVLNVEHRMVREIMTPRRRLVTVRDDLTVAAALEAVVESPHSRFPVESGDDVVGVVHLRDLYLTAADRPDAGVDEIMRPVVAVAETLSVPKLWTRLGEENRHVAFIVNEFGSIIGMVTLEDAIEEIVGEVRDEFDEEREPIVVHEGRVVVRGDVLDDTIADRFDVDVTIPDIDTVGGLVWHALGRLPEVGDVAVLEPAGLHVRVDEMEGREVRWVSFDLPEEPS, from the coding sequence ATGTCGGCAGTTCTGCCACTCGTGGTCATCTTGGTGATGGTCGCGTTCAATGCTCTCTACGTCGCCGCCGAGTTCGCCACGGTGGGTGCTCGCCGTTCCCGTGTGCAGGAACAGGCCGAGCGCGGTGACAAGTCGGCACGTGCCCTGTTCGAGATCTTGCGCGAGCCACACCGGCTCGACAACTACGTGGCGTCGTGCCAGATCGGCATCACCCTGTCGAGCCTCGTGGCCGGTGCGTACGGCCAGGCGCAGCTGACGCCGGTGTTCGAGAACTGGTTCGGCGGAGCCGCCCCGGTGGTCTCCATCATCGTCGTCCTCATCCTCGTCACGTCGCTCCAGGTGGTGCTCGGCGAGCTGTTGCCCAAGACGGCGGCGCTGCGCTACCCGGAGCGCCTTGCCATGGCGACGCTCCGTCCGATGAAGGTCAGCCAGCTGTTGTTCCGCCCGCTCGTGGCGATCTTCAACGGGTCGGCCTTCACCCTCATGAAGTGGTGGGGCCTCAAGTCCGACCACGGGCATGCACACGTCCACTCGCCGGAAGAGCTCGTCGATCTCTACGGCGAGAGCGCCGCCGGCGGCCTGATCGACATGAGCGAGCGCGACATGCTCGCCGGGGTCCTGAACGTCGAACACCGCATGGTCCGCGAGATCATGACGCCACGCCGACGCCTCGTGACGGTTCGCGACGACCTGACGGTGGCAGCGGCGCTCGAGGCCGTCGTCGAGTCGCCGCACTCACGGTTCCCGGTCGAGTCGGGTGACGACGTGGTCGGTGTGGTCCACCTGCGCGATCTCTACCTCACCGCCGCCGACCGGCCCGACGCCGGCGTCGACGAGATCATGCGGCCGGTCGTCGCCGTCGCCGAGACGCTGTCGGTCCCCAAGCTGTGGACCCGGCTCGGTGAGGAGAACCGCCACGTCGCCTTCATCGTCAACGAGTTCGGGTCGATCATCGGCATGGTCACCCTCGAGGATGCGATCGAGGAGATCGTCGGCGAGGTGCGCGACGAGTTCGACGAAGAGCGCGAACCGATCGTCGTCCACGAGGGACGGGTCGTCGTTCGTGGCGACGTGCTCGACGACACGATCGCCGACCGGTTCGACGTCGACGTCACGATCCCCGACATCGACACCGTCGGCGGACTGGTCTGGCACGCGCTCGGCCGCCTGCCCGAGGTCGGCGACGTCGCAGTCCTCGAGCCGGCCGGCCTCCACGTGCGGGTCGACGAGATGGAGGGCCGCGAGGTCCGCTGGGTGAGCTTCGACCTGCCGGAGGAGCCGTCGTGA
- a CDS encoding hemolysin family protein — protein MIAVDWFTGVALPILIILLLVAVNGVFVAAEFALVGSRSGRLKSLADDGSRAAKWLVSVIEKPTGKDGYVAIAQLGITLASIGLGMYGEPAVAHWLYGPFEDLGLSYDASHTVGFIVALSGITYMHVVFGEMIPKALALQSPEGTALRVNPVMRVFGWIFRPMVWVLNTLALGLMRLLRIPEPDARLSLHTSEELEIVTDEAAADGQLGALQRDLAHNVFELERRDAEELMTPRAKLETLQVSATADEIEHQLQNSDWSRFPIVEGDLDQVVGLLHAKDFIRARQRGLDTDLKGLRRPLPTVVASTTADRLLLRFRRERVHACLVVDDFGNTLGLVTFDDVIALLMGTHDGRTESVVHDDGSVSVDGMTTLYELEDEHGIVLSMDEVTTVAGVVLTLVGTIPVVGETVEHEGVQMTVESIDRRAIARVRVVALPQP, from the coding sequence GTGATCGCCGTCGACTGGTTCACCGGGGTCGCCCTCCCGATCCTGATCATCCTCCTGCTCGTCGCCGTCAACGGCGTGTTCGTGGCCGCCGAGTTCGCCCTCGTCGGCTCCCGCAGCGGTCGCCTGAAGTCGCTGGCAGACGACGGCAGCCGTGCGGCGAAGTGGCTGGTATCGGTGATCGAGAAGCCGACCGGCAAGGACGGCTACGTGGCGATCGCCCAGCTCGGCATCACCCTCGCCAGTATCGGGCTCGGCATGTACGGCGAGCCCGCGGTCGCCCACTGGCTGTACGGCCCCTTCGAGGATCTCGGCCTGTCGTACGACGCGTCGCACACGGTCGGCTTCATCGTGGCCCTGAGCGGCATCACCTACATGCACGTGGTCTTCGGCGAGATGATCCCGAAGGCGCTCGCGCTCCAGTCGCCGGAAGGTACGGCGCTCCGCGTCAACCCGGTCATGCGGGTGTTCGGCTGGATCTTCCGGCCGATGGTGTGGGTGCTCAACACGCTTGCGCTCGGCCTGATGCGGCTCCTGCGGATCCCCGAGCCCGACGCCCGACTGTCGCTCCACACGAGCGAGGAACTCGAGATCGTCACCGACGAGGCCGCCGCCGACGGTCAGCTCGGAGCGCTCCAGCGCGACCTCGCCCACAATGTGTTCGAACTCGAGCGTCGCGACGCCGAGGAACTGATGACGCCACGCGCCAAGCTCGAGACGCTCCAGGTGTCGGCGACCGCCGACGAGATCGAGCACCAGCTCCAGAATTCGGACTGGAGCCGCTTCCCGATCGTCGAGGGCGATCTCGATCAGGTCGTCGGACTCCTCCACGCCAAGGACTTCATCCGTGCCCGGCAGCGCGGTCTCGACACCGACCTCAAGGGGTTGCGGCGCCCGCTGCCGACGGTCGTGGCGTCCACGACGGCCGATCGGCTCCTCCTGCGCTTCCGGCGCGAGCGGGTCCACGCCTGCCTCGTGGTCGACGATTTCGGCAACACCCTCGGACTCGTCACGTTCGACGACGTGATCGCGCTCCTCATGGGCACCCACGACGGCCGCACCGAATCGGTCGTCCACGACGACGGCTCCGTGTCGGTCGACGGGATGACGACGCTGTACGAGCTCGAGGACGAGCACGGCATCGTGCTGTCGATGGACGAGGTCACCACCGTCGCCGGTGTCGTCCTCACCCTGGTCGGCACGATTCCGGTCGTGGGCGAGACCGTCGAGCACGAAGGCGTGCAGATGACGGTCGAATCGATCGACCGTCGGGCGATCGCCCGGGTGCGGGTCGTCGCGCTGCCTCAGCCCTGA
- the folP gene encoding dihydropteroate synthase has translation MFVEPAGLPEVLRGRTLVMGIVNVTPDSFSDGGRYLEVDAAIAHAHHLIDDGADLVDVGGESTRPGATRLDPADEMSRVVPVVRALADAGVPVSIDTMNAATAAATVDAGALIVNDVSGGLADPAMLHTVAELDVPFVCMHWRGHADRMNDLAVYDDVVEEVYAELAARIEACDRAGVALERLVLDPGIGFAKDAHHNWALLHHLDRLTALGQPILIGSSRKRFLGSVLADPSTGEPRPTDERDVATAAVSAIAARDGAWAVRVHDAAMSRDAVAVGTAWRQG, from the coding sequence ATGTTCGTCGAACCAGCCGGTCTGCCCGAGGTACTCCGTGGGCGCACGCTCGTGATGGGCATCGTCAACGTGACCCCCGACAGCTTCTCCGACGGCGGCCGCTACCTCGAGGTCGACGCCGCCATCGCCCACGCCCACCACCTGATCGACGACGGGGCCGACCTCGTCGACGTGGGCGGTGAGTCGACCCGGCCGGGAGCGACACGACTCGACCCGGCCGACGAGATGAGCCGTGTCGTCCCCGTCGTCCGTGCCCTCGCCGATGCCGGCGTGCCGGTCAGCATCGACACGATGAACGCCGCAACGGCGGCAGCGACCGTCGACGCGGGTGCCCTGATCGTGAACGACGTGAGCGGCGGCCTCGCCGACCCGGCGATGCTCCACACCGTCGCCGAACTCGACGTGCCGTTCGTCTGCATGCACTGGCGGGGGCACGCCGACCGGATGAACGACCTCGCGGTGTACGACGACGTGGTCGAGGAGGTGTACGCCGAGCTGGCGGCCCGGATCGAAGCGTGCGACCGGGCCGGCGTCGCGCTCGAACGTCTCGTGCTCGACCCGGGCATCGGGTTCGCCAAGGACGCCCATCACAACTGGGCGCTCTTACACCACCTCGATCGCCTCACCGCCCTCGGGCAACCGATCCTGATCGGCTCCTCACGGAAACGGTTCCTGGGGAGCGTGCTCGCCGACCCGTCGACCGGCGAACCGCGTCCGACCGACGAGCGGGACGTCGCCACCGCAGCGGTGTCGGCGATCGCCGCTCGCGACGGTGCCTGGGCCGTGCGGGTACACGACGCTGCCATGTCTCGCGACGCGGTCGCCGTCGGTACCGCCTGGCGTCAGGGCTGA
- a CDS encoding MFS transporter: MDEAGRDDEMPTGGIWSPRYVRVTVANLTIVAIAAFDGLALVAALPAIADDLGDVALLPWVITAFLATSAVAGITAGPVIDAIGVRRTFRATGLWFLGSSALAAIAPTMPLLVTARALQGIGGGLVISVALAAVGLAYPARLRARAFAANSLVWGVMGFGGPVLTAALLAIADWRMIFVVQLPITAVALAAGWSTLPSTRDRPQRIVMDYPGIALLTVLVAVSLVAVSQVGVRWWAFGAGAAVALVSALAYWSHSGRIAEPLLAREHLTRFPLKRVHITSGLVLVAGLAADNYLPLYMQTTRGRSEVFAAFSVLFLTIGWSGAAFVVSRLLDHWHESDAILTGTCVMLPATALAGTAIALGWPIPVVFAAFFLMGCAIGFVSTSGLTLLQSAASDDEMGRVNAAHQFIRTLSITYGVAVGGAILLLVVDREVGDVEVVRDVLGGEDVDPSPATLLAIRDGLAWVHVFSGLAAIAAIWAASILWRLVRAGRTGRAEATTVDAP, encoded by the coding sequence GTGGACGAGGCGGGGCGCGACGACGAGATGCCGACGGGTGGCATCTGGTCGCCTCGGTACGTCCGGGTGACGGTCGCGAACCTCACGATCGTGGCCATCGCCGCGTTCGACGGTCTCGCCCTCGTGGCTGCACTGCCGGCGATCGCCGACGACCTCGGCGACGTCGCCTTGCTGCCGTGGGTGATCACCGCCTTCCTCGCCACCTCGGCGGTGGCCGGGATCACCGCCGGACCGGTCATCGACGCGATCGGCGTGCGCCGGACTTTCCGGGCCACCGGGCTGTGGTTCCTCGGGTCGAGTGCCCTCGCAGCGATCGCGCCGACCATGCCGCTGCTCGTCACGGCCCGTGCACTCCAGGGCATCGGCGGCGGACTCGTGATCTCGGTGGCGCTGGCGGCGGTGGGTCTCGCCTATCCGGCCCGGCTGCGGGCCCGAGCGTTCGCCGCCAACTCGCTCGTCTGGGGCGTGATGGGGTTCGGCGGCCCGGTCCTCACGGCCGCGCTGTTGGCAATCGCCGACTGGCGCATGATCTTCGTCGTCCAACTCCCGATCACCGCGGTTGCGCTGGCGGCCGGCTGGTCGACGCTGCCGTCGACCCGTGACCGACCCCAGCGGATCGTGATGGACTATCCGGGCATCGCCTTGCTCACGGTGCTCGTCGCCGTGTCGTTGGTGGCAGTGTCCCAGGTCGGCGTTCGATGGTGGGCGTTCGGTGCTGGTGCCGCCGTTGCGCTCGTCTCTGCCCTCGCGTACTGGTCGCACTCGGGTCGGATCGCCGAACCGCTGCTGGCTCGAGAACACCTCACCCGCTTCCCGCTGAAACGGGTGCACATCACCTCGGGTCTCGTGCTCGTGGCCGGATTGGCTGCCGACAACTACCTCCCGCTCTACATGCAGACCACTCGCGGCCGCTCCGAGGTGTTCGCCGCGTTCTCCGTGCTGTTCCTCACGATCGGCTGGTCGGGCGCCGCGTTCGTCGTCAGCCGACTGCTCGACCACTGGCACGAGTCGGACGCCATCCTCACCGGGACGTGTGTCATGCTGCCGGCGACCGCGCTCGCCGGCACGGCGATCGCTCTCGGATGGCCGATCCCGGTCGTGTTCGCCGCCTTCTTCCTGATGGGGTGCGCGATCGGGTTCGTCTCGACGTCGGGCCTCACCCTGCTCCAGTCGGCAGCGAGCGACGACGAGATGGGTCGCGTCAACGCTGCCCACCAGTTCATCCGGACGCTCAGCATCACCTACGGCGTCGCGGTCGGCGGAGCGATCCTGCTCCTCGTCGTCGATCGTGAGGTGGGCGACGTGGAGGTGGTGCGCGACGTGCTCGGCGGCGAGGACGTCGACCCGTCCCCGGCGACGCTCCTTGCGATCCGCGACGGGTTGGCCTGGGTGCACGTGTTCAGCGGCCTCGCCGCAATCGCGGCGATCTGGGCGGCCAGCATCCTCTGGCGCCTGGTCCGCGCCGGTCGCACCGGTCGCGCCGAGGCAACCACGGTCGACGCTCCGTAG
- a CDS encoding DEAD/DEAH box helicase has translation MPVAPVIEHLPRTGEPDDVVAGFADYTAQLGIELYPAQEEAVIEVALGNHVIMNTPTGSGKSMVGAAAHFAALAAGKRSVYTAPIKALVSEKFFALSREFGPDLVGMVTGDASVNADAPIICCTQEILANWALRDGRRAPVDVAVVDEFHYYGDPQRGWAWQVPLLELPQTQFVLMSATLGDVGFFRRDLTERTGRETALVTSVQRPVPLHFEYRTSSLHASVSDLLESGKAPIYLVHFTQKDATDAAQSYVSLDPLTKAEKDAVRDALAGFRFDSPIGRDLRRFITAGVGVHHAGLLPKYRLLVEKLAQQGLLKIICGTDTLGVGVNVPIRSVLFTQLCKYDGNGVRILSNREFAQIAGRAGRKGFDDAGDVWVQAPAHVVDNIEAERKAAEKGRKKVVKKSQPDRGYAHWTEDTFDKLVNGKPESLQSHFQVSHQMVMQMLDRPAEYVEHDDDPEGERIDGCRALRSLLTDNHETRKRQRQHIRRAIAIYRSLVAADLLEFPDEPDELGRSVRVNFDLQDEFALHQPLSLWAFEAIGRLDAAEAEATDGDVDPVTHALNVLSIVEAVQENPGVVIAAQVKRAKDELMSEMKASGVEYEERMERLAQVENPKPNREWTYADFDGFRQRHPWVGSDNVRPKSIAREMFERAMTFGEYVQDYGLKRSEGVVLRYLSDVYKGLVQNVPDEHRTDDLDDVIAWLGAVVRQVDSSLIDEWERLLHPDDDPEEQVRPEGAAERTIVDDERAFRVMVRNTLFDWVQRLARRQGYDALLAETSRELWDGPESVAEAMAPYWLEFDEIGIGALARGSALFRFDRSTGHVVQALDDPDETGEWAITAEVDLAESAERGSPVIRLIAIGSRAS, from the coding sequence ATGCCCGTTGCCCCCGTCATCGAACACCTCCCACGAACCGGCGAACCCGACGACGTCGTCGCCGGGTTCGCCGACTACACGGCGCAGCTCGGCATCGAGCTGTACCCGGCGCAGGAGGAGGCCGTCATCGAGGTCGCGCTGGGCAACCACGTGATCATGAACACGCCGACGGGGTCCGGCAAGTCGATGGTCGGAGCGGCGGCGCACTTCGCAGCGCTGGCGGCGGGGAAGCGAAGCGTGTACACGGCGCCGATCAAGGCGCTCGTGAGCGAGAAGTTCTTCGCGCTGTCGCGCGAGTTCGGCCCCGACCTGGTCGGCATGGTGACGGGCGACGCCTCGGTCAACGCCGACGCGCCGATCATCTGCTGCACCCAGGAGATCCTCGCCAACTGGGCGTTGCGTGACGGGCGACGGGCACCGGTCGACGTCGCCGTGGTCGACGAGTTCCACTACTACGGCGACCCGCAGCGGGGGTGGGCCTGGCAGGTACCGCTGCTCGAACTCCCGCAGACGCAGTTCGTCCTCATGTCGGCGACGCTCGGCGACGTCGGGTTCTTCCGTCGCGACCTCACCGAACGAACCGGTCGTGAGACCGCGCTCGTGACATCGGTGCAGCGACCGGTCCCGCTCCACTTCGAGTACCGGACCAGCAGCCTCCACGCCAGCGTCAGCGACCTGCTCGAGTCGGGCAAGGCCCCGATCTATCTCGTCCACTTCACGCAGAAGGACGCCACCGATGCCGCCCAGAGCTATGTGTCGCTCGACCCGCTCACGAAGGCGGAGAAAGACGCCGTCCGTGACGCGCTCGCCGGGTTCCGGTTCGACTCGCCGATCGGGCGCGATCTCCGACGGTTCATCACCGCCGGCGTCGGCGTGCACCACGCCGGGCTCCTCCCGAAGTATCGGCTCCTGGTCGAGAAGCTGGCGCAGCAGGGCCTCCTGAAGATCATCTGCGGCACGGACACCCTCGGCGTCGGCGTCAACGTGCCGATCCGATCGGTGCTGTTCACCCAGCTCTGCAAGTACGACGGCAACGGGGTGCGCATCCTGTCGAACCGCGAGTTCGCCCAGATCGCCGGGCGGGCGGGCCGGAAGGGGTTCGACGACGCCGGTGACGTGTGGGTGCAGGCACCGGCTCACGTCGTCGACAACATCGAGGCGGAGCGCAAGGCAGCGGAGAAGGGACGCAAGAAGGTCGTCAAGAAGTCGCAGCCCGACCGCGGCTACGCGCACTGGACCGAGGACACCTTCGACAAGCTCGTCAACGGCAAGCCCGAGTCGTTGCAATCGCACTTCCAGGTCAGCCACCAGATGGTGATGCAGATGCTCGATCGTCCGGCCGAGTACGTCGAGCACGACGACGACCCGGAGGGTGAGCGGATCGACGGATGCCGGGCGCTGCGTTCGCTGTTGACCGACAATCACGAGACGCGGAAGCGTCAGCGGCAGCACATCCGGCGGGCGATCGCGATCTACCGGTCCCTCGTCGCCGCCGACCTGCTCGAGTTCCCCGATGAGCCGGACGAGCTGGGCCGCTCCGTTCGCGTCAACTTCGATCTGCAGGACGAGTTCGCGCTGCACCAGCCCCTGTCGCTGTGGGCGTTCGAGGCGATCGGTCGGCTCGACGCCGCGGAGGCCGAGGCGACCGATGGCGACGTCGATCCCGTCACCCATGCGCTCAACGTGCTCAGCATTGTCGAGGCGGTGCAGGAGAACCCGGGCGTGGTCATCGCCGCCCAGGTGAAGCGGGCCAAGGACGAGCTGATGTCGGAGATGAAGGCATCGGGCGTCGAGTACGAGGAGCGCATGGAACGGCTCGCGCAGGTCGAGAACCCGAAACCGAACCGTGAGTGGACCTACGCCGACTTCGACGGCTTCCGGCAACGGCACCCATGGGTCGGGAGCGACAACGTGCGACCGAAATCGATCGCCCGCGAGATGTTCGAGCGGGCGATGACGTTCGGCGAATACGTCCAGGACTACGGCCTGAAGCGTTCGGAGGGCGTGGTGTTGCGCTACCTGTCCGACGTGTACAAGGGGCTCGTCCAGAATGTGCCCGACGAGCACCGCACCGACGATCTCGACGATGTGATCGCGTGGCTCGGCGCCGTGGTCCGCCAAGTCGACTCCAGCCTGATCGACGAGTGGGAGCGGCTCCTGCACCCCGACGACGATCCCGAGGAGCAGGTGCGTCCCGAGGGTGCCGCCGAGCGGACGATCGTCGACGACGAGCGGGCCTTCCGCGTCATGGTGCGCAACACCCTGTTCGACTGGGTGCAGCGACTCGCCCGGCGCCAGGGCTACGACGCCCTGCTCGCCGAGACGAGCCGGGAACTCTGGGACGGTCCGGAGTCGGTCGCCGAGGCGATGGCGCCCTACTGGCTCGAGTTCGACGAGATCGGCATCGGTGCGTTGGCACGCGGCAGCGCGCTGTTCCGCTTCGACCGCTCGACCGGGCACGTCGTCCAGGCACTCGATGATCCGGACGAGACGGGGGAGTGGGCGATCACCGCCGAGGTCGATCTCGCCGAGTCAGCCGAGCGAGGCTCGCCGGTCATCCGCCTCATCGCCATCGGATCACGTGCGTCCTGA